The Terriglobia bacterium nucleotide sequence ATTGTCCGGATCCGCCAGGAGGCTCTCCGGGTCGGCGTCGGTGACGAGCCCCGAGTCGTAGCGGACGTTGGCTCCGACCCAGAACCCGCTCTCCGCAATGTCGTAGGTGACGGCGCTCTGGAGCTGTAGGTCCTGATCGTGGTCGATCAGGAACGGTCCGCCCGCCAGGCTGTCGAGCGCCCCCTGGTCGAGGAACAGGCCGCCGACGGGCGGCGCGACGTAGATCGCCCGCGTGTGCCCAAGCGACATGAATCCGCGGAAGCCGGCGACCTGGGCCAGATCCAGCCTGGCGTTCCATCCATGGAGATCGCCCCCCTGGAACGCCAGGGGGAAGACAGCTCCAGTGTTCAGGAACTGATCCTGATCCCCCGCGAACTTCGATCGCCGTTTCCAGAAGTCGAGGTCGAAGCGCAGCTTCGAGCCGAGCCGCTGCTGGAATCCCGCGTCGTAGGCGCTCTGCCGCTCGGAGCGCACCGGGAGGACGCCGCCGCCGAGCCCTCCCGACTGCTGCACGGCCGGGGGGACGATTTGAGCCGCCTGGGACGAGGAGCTGAGCAGGATGTTCTCGTACTCCGGGGTGAACAGCACACGGTTGTAGGAGGCCCGCAGGACCGTACCGGTCCGTTTGACGTAATACGCGAAGCCGATCCTCGGCTCGAGCTGCGCGTCCGTGACCGGAAGGTCGTTGTGGTCGTAGCGGAGCCCGAGGTTGGCGGTGAAATGCGCGACGTGGATGTCGTCCTGGACGAATCCGGCATAGTAGGTGCCCGTTCGCGTCTGGTGGAACCTGAACTCCGCCCCCCCGCGGGTGAGATCGTAGGGGGCGAGGTCGGGGTTGTAGTCCGGCGACTCGGGATCGTTCAGGGTCGGATCCGTCAGCCCGAAATCGAACCTCTCGTCGATCGGGATCCGCTTGTAGACCCCTCCCACCTTGAACTCGTGACCGCCCACGGTCCAGGTGAACGTCGGTTGGATGCCGTAGTTGTCCAGGGAGCGGTCCGAGGTCGCCGTCACGGGGGTGTCGCCCGCGGACGGATCGAGCCGAAACGACGCGAACCTCCCGAACACGGCTACGTCGAAGAGTCGCGAGCCGGACATGACGTGCTGCCAGCCGAAGTTGAGATTCTGATCGTTCGTGCGGACGCGCTCGTCTTGGCCGGCGGCTTCCTGGGTGAAGGTGTTGGGGACCCCCCGATGCGTCTGTCCCAGGAGGGCGGTGAGCCGGAACGAGTCGTCGGCCGTCGGTGCCCAATCGAGGCGCAGGAAGCCGCGCGCGGTGTCCCCGTGGTTGTTCAGATTGCCGGGATTGACCGGATCGAGGAACCGGTCCGACTTCGATCCGTCGACGGACGCGAAGAGCCCGAACTTCTCGGTGCCGTAGGTCGTCGAGAGGCCCCCCTCGTACGTGCCGAACCGGGAGACGCCCGCGAGCACCTCTCCCTTGACCGGGCCGGCGCCGAGGCCCGACCGGGTCGCGAGGTTGATCACGGCGCCGATCTTCTCGCCGAACTCAGCCGGGACGTTCCCGTAGACCACCTCGATCGATTGCGCGATTCCCGGATCGATGGAGTTCGAGAACGTCACCCCGGTCTGATCGGAGATCGTCTGACCGTCGACGACGTACTCGTTCTGGCTGTGAGCCCCCTGGAAGTGGTACCGGCCGTTCTCGTCCTTGGCGAATCCGGGGGTGGAGGTGATGATCTGCTCCATGGCGCGGGATGCGACGGTTGCGGGCGCGGTGGCGATGTACGACTTGTCGATGTCGATGTGGCTCATCGAAGTGTTGGTCTCGAGCTGGGTCACGTCGGCCACGGCCTTGACCGTGACGGATTCGGTCAGCGCGGGGGTGAGCTCGACCTTCAGATCGAGGCCGATCGGGGACCGGATCTCCACCGAGAGGTCGATCGGCTGGAAACCCGGCACCTTGGCTTGCAGCCGGTACGGGTTGAAGGGAACGTTCAGGAACCGGAAGCTCCCATCGGCGCCCGCGGTCGCGTTGGCTCGAAACCCCGTGATGGAGTTGCGAAGCTCGAGGGCCACGCCCCCGACGCCTTGCCCATCGGGGCGGACCACCTTGCCGCGGATGGGGCCCACGCCTCCTTCGGCCCGAGAGCGAGGGAGCAACGCCGCAAGGGCAAAGACGCAGAGAACGATCGCAAAGGAACGGATGACCACTGAGGATCGCGACATGAGATACCTCGATGTACGGCTCGTACTCGGCCGGCGAACGAAAGCGGTAGCCGCCTGAGCCTGCGAGCAGGAGCCCTGCTCGAAGAGGCAGGGACACCCGAGCGCACGGAGCGCTCGCTCAGGCGAACGAGACGCCGTCAGACCATGGCGTCTGCCTGCCCCACGCACACGTGGGACAGGCCCGATAGGGGAATCGGGCTACGCCGCGATGCCGCAGGAGGTAGGTGGGGCTCGGGACGGGCAGGGAAGGAAGGATGCGACGAGAACCGGTAGGAACCGTTCGGTCGAGACGATCCCCTGGGCCTCGCTCGGACCCGAGAGAGGGATCGAGTTCTCAGGAACCGGAACGGGGACGTGGGAAGCGAGACACGCGAGGCACGAATCCTCTCGCGAGTGCTCCCCACCCGAAGGCTGCTGTGTGGCGCGCAGCGCCGTGGGTCCCGGCAGACCGTGGTTGTGCACCGAGGAAGCGACGGCAAACGCCGCCATCCAGGCCGCGAGGAACCCCAACATGAGGCGCCGGCGAAGATGCGAAGTCCCATCACGAATCATCTTCGGCCTCCTCGAAATCGGAGAATCCTACGCCGAAGCCCAAACGGCTGCAAACCGTTGCCTCACCTCGCCGGGCCGATCGCGGCGCGGGAATCAGGCCGGCGGACCCGTCCGAAGGAGGAGCGAAAGAAGCTCCGGCAGGCGCTCGATCCGGGCGTCCCCCCCATCGAGCCGGTAACCGACGAAGGCCACCCGCGCGGCGCGCGACGCCTCGAGGTCGAGGAGGGTGTCCCCCACCAGCACGGCGCGCGTTGGTGCGCACCGGAGGCGCTCGAGGGCCAGCACCACGAGGTCGGGGTCGGGCTTGCCCCGCGGCACCTCCTCTCCGCCGGCGACCGCGTCGAACGCATCCTCGAGGTCGAGCAGGCGCAGGATGCGTCGCGCCAGAGCGGACGGGCTGTTCGTCACGACCGCTGTCCCGATTCCCGCCGCCCGGAGCGCGCGGACCGTCCCGGCGACTCCCTCTTCCCCCCGCACCTTCGGCAGGTGGCGCTCGAACCCCTCGTCGTACTCCCGGGCCAGCACCTCCGGCGACTCTCCGGGAAACAGCGTCTCGCAGTCGGCCTTGAGCCCCTGGCCCCAGCAGGCCCGGATCCCTTCCGGTCCGACCGGCGCCATGCCCCTCCGGAGCCGGCACTCGTCCACCACCGCCACCCACGCGTCGAACGTGTCGACCAGCACGCCGTCCATGTCGAACAGGACCGCGGCGGGCGGCCGGGGGATCTCTCGTCGTTGCGGGTCTCGCGCCATGGGCCGCCCATTGTACGGGAGAGCCTGGTTTGACAGGGCGCGGGACCCGGGGTAGCTTCAGAGATTACGGAGAACGTATAGCTTGAGCAGGCCGCGCGACCCGCGACGAATACACCGGCCCGGTGCCGTCCTCGTGGCGGTTGCCCTCGTCTTCTTCGCGGTCGCCGGAGTCGTCCACCACCACGGCCTTCCGCGCCGGGCGAGCGCTTCGCCCGTGCTCGACGCCGATCCTCACCATCGCGAGTCGGATTCCGGACCGTGCCTCGCCTGCCGAAGCTCTCACGAGCAGATCTCGCTCGTCGTGCCTCCGCCCTCGACCGGTCCCATGACCGCCGAGCCCTGCCGCGCCGTGGCTCCGGAGGTGGCGTCTCACCGCGCATCTGGCCGCGACGCCGGCGGCTGTCGCGCGCCCCCGACTTGCCGTCCGATCTCCGCCTGGGCCTAGACGCTCTCCGACGACCGTCCCTCGGGACGGCTCGGCCTCCGCGGCGGCCGCGCGTGCGATCGCGCCGGGGGCCTGGCGAACGGTCCAACGGATCCGGCCGACCGTTTCCCGTGCCGAACAAGGATGACCAACGATGAGAGCACGTTTCCCGATCGTCGTCCCGCTGACGCTCGCCGTCGCACTGGCGCTGTCGGGCGCGGCGCATTGCTCGGAGCCCGCCGACGACGACCGCGTCGGCTCGCTCGAGAAGAAGCTCGCCGAGATGCAGCGCGTCTACGAGGCGCGGATCGCCGCCCTCGAGGCCGAGGTCGCGGCCCTCAAGGGCTCTCGCCCCCCGATCCCGGTGCCCGAGGCCCCGCCGGTCCCACCGGCCCCGACGCCCGCCGCGCCACCCTCGCAGACGTCCAACTACTTCAATCCGAGCGTGTCCCTGATCGGCAATTACCTCGGCGTCGGCGGCAAGAACCGCACGGAGAACTTACCCGCCTCGAGCCTTCGCGAGTCCGAGGTCGGCCTCCAGGCGATCGTCGACCCTTACGCCCGGGCCGACGTCTTCCTGTCGTTCGGCGAGGAGGGGGTCGACGTCGAGGAGGGGTATGCCAGCTTCACGTCCCTGCCCTGGGGCCTTCTCGCGAAGGTCGGCCGGATGCGGACCGCGTTCGGCAAGATCAACTCGCTGCACCTCCACGTCCTCCCCTGGCCTGACGAGCCTCTCCCTCTCGTGAACCTCCTCGGCGGCGAGGAGGGGTGGATCGGCTCCGGCCTGTCGGTCGCGAAGCTGATTCCACTTCCGGGCGACGTGTTCTCGGAAGCGACCTTGCAGGTGTTCGGCGGGGACGCCGGTATCGACGGCCAGCTGTTCAAAGCCCCGGAGAGGAGCGATCTCTCCTACAACGGCCACTACCGGATCTTCAGCGATCTGACCGAGGCGACGAACCTGGACCTCGGCCTCTCCTACGGCGTCGGGCCGAACGGCTCGACCGGGAGCTCGAAGACCCGCCTCGGGGCGATCGACGCGACGCTCCGGTGGAAGCCGCTGAGGACCGCGACGTACCGCTCGGTGACCCTGCGCGGCGAGCTCATCCGGAGCCGCAAGGACCTGCTGGCGGGCGCGCAGACCGCGGACGGCTGGTTCCTTTCCGGCGACTATCAGCTCGCGAAGCGCTGGTTCGTCGGCGCGCGTTACGAGCGCGCCGACCATGCGGACGACGCCGCGCTCCACGATACCGGCGAAGCCGCGACGCTGACCTTCTGGCCGAGCGAGTTCTCGCAGCTTCGCAGCGAGCTGCGACGGCGAATGTACGCCGACGGCGAGACCGCCGACGAGGTCCTGCTGCAAGTCCAGTTCGCCATCGGCGCCCACGGCGCCCATCCCTTCTGAGGAGTTCTTCATGAAGCCGTCGAAGATCCTTCTTTCAGCGCTGCTCGTGGTCGTCCTGAGCGGCCCCGCGATCGCGAAGGTGCGGGTCGTAACGAGCCTCGACGACTTCGCGTCGATCGCCGAGTCCGTCGGCGGCGACCGGGTCACGACATTCGCCCTCGCCAAGGGGTACCAGGACCCGCACTTCGTGGACGCGAAGCCCTCGTTCATCCTGCAGTTGTCACGGGCGAACCTGCTGATCGTGGCGGGGCTCGAGCTGGAGATCGGGTACCTCCCGCCGCTGATCGACCAGAGCCGTAACGACGCCATCCACCCCGGCTCCCCGGGCTACCTGGACGCCTCCATCGGCTGCGACATCCTGCAGCGCCCGACGACGCAGGTGACGCGGGCGATGGGGGACGTGCACCCGTACGGCAACCCGCACTACTGGACCGACCCGGACAACGGCCGCGTCATCGCGCACGCCATCGCCTCCAAGCTCTCCGAGCTCGATCCGGCCGGGACCGCGTCCTACGCCGCGAACCTGGCTACGTTCGACGCCAAGCTGGCCGCCAAGGAGAAGGAGTGGGCGGCGAAGATGGCGCCGTATGCCGGGAGCAAGATCGTCACGTTC carries:
- a CDS encoding TonB-dependent receptor — translated: MGPIRGKVVRPDGQGVGGVALELRNSITGFRANATAGADGSFRFLNVPFNPYRLQAKVPGFQPIDLSVEIRSPIGLDLKVELTPALTESVTVKAVADVTQLETNTSMSHIDIDKSYIATAPATVASRAMEQIITSTPGFAKDENGRYHFQGAHSQNEYVVDGQTISDQTGVTFSNSIDPGIAQSIEVVYGNVPAEFGEKIGAVINLATRSGLGAGPVKGEVLAGVSRFGTYEGGLSTTYGTEKFGLFASVDGSKSDRFLDPVNPGNLNNHGDTARGFLRLDWAPTADDSFRLTALLGQTHRGVPNTFTQEAAGQDERVRTNDQNLNFGWQHVMSGSRLFDVAVFGRFASFRLDPSAGDTPVTATSDRSLDNYGIQPTFTWTVGGHEFKVGGVYKRIPIDERFDFGLTDPTLNDPESPDYNPDLAPYDLTRGGAEFRFHQTRTGTYYAGFVQDDIHVAHFTANLGLRYDHNDLPVTDAQLEPRIGFAYYVKRTGTVLRASYNRVLFTPEYENILLSSSSQAAQIVPPAVQQSGGLGGGVLPVRSERQSAYDAGFQQRLGSKLRFDLDFWKRRSKFAGDQDQFLNTGAVFPLAFQGGDLHGWNARLDLAQVAGFRGFMSLGHTRAIYVAPPVGGLFLDQGALDSLAGGPFLIDHDQDLQLQSAVTYDIAESGFWVGANVRYDSGLVTDADPESLLADPDNAFAAPYVEVHSGGDFDPNRIKARTVWDFSAGVDLEKHKIPLSIQVDLLNAFDEKGVYNILSVFGGTHVIPPRTVAARVRYRF
- a CDS encoding HAD family hydrolase — encoded protein: MARDPQRREIPRPPAAVLFDMDGVLVDTFDAWVAVVDECRLRRGMAPVGPEGIRACWGQGLKADCETLFPGESPEVLAREYDEGFERHLPKVRGEEGVAGTVRALRAAGIGTAVVTNSPSALARRILRLLDLEDAFDAVAGGEEVPRGKPDPDLVVLALERLRCAPTRAVLVGDTLLDLEASRAARVAFVGYRLDGGDARIERLPELLSLLLRTGPPA
- a CDS encoding metal ABC transporter substrate-binding protein, yielding MKPSKILLSALLVVVLSGPAIAKVRVVTSLDDFASIAESVGGDRVTTFALAKGYQDPHFVDAKPSFILQLSRANLLIVAGLELEIGYLPPLIDQSRNDAIHPGSPGYLDASIGCDILQRPTTQVTRAMGDVHPYGNPHYWTDPDNGRVIAHAIASKLSELDPAGTASYAANLATFDAKLAAKEKEWAAKMAPYAGSKIVTFHDSWPNFAKHFKLEIVGHVEPKPGIPPSPTHTLEIINLVQADKVSVIVVEPYFDLKTPRFIADKTGAKVLVFYPSVGGAPEIKDYFSLFDHDIDGFVAAMKGHP